A region of Micromonospora chokoriensis DNA encodes the following proteins:
- a CDS encoding FMN reductase → MKRTLAVVSAGLSQPSSTRLLADQLAAATRDELVRRGAEVQLHVVDLREYAHDVVNNMLTGFAPAALREVVDRVTAADGLIAVTPIFSASYNGLFKSFFDVLDSESLVDRPVLIGATGGTARHSLALEHAVRPMFAYLRSVVVPTAVFAAPEDWADGTADGALRGRIRRAAGELADQIDRRPPAGGPADPFALTTDFLQMLGRGDGAPVS, encoded by the coding sequence ATGAAGCGCACCCTGGCCGTGGTCTCGGCGGGGCTGAGTCAGCCCTCGTCGACCCGGCTGCTCGCCGACCAGCTCGCCGCGGCCACCCGCGACGAGTTGGTCCGGCGCGGCGCCGAGGTCCAGCTGCACGTCGTCGACCTGCGGGAGTACGCCCACGACGTGGTCAACAACATGCTCACCGGGTTCGCGCCGGCGGCGTTGCGCGAGGTCGTCGACAGGGTGACCGCAGCGGACGGTCTGATCGCCGTCACGCCGATCTTCAGCGCCTCCTACAACGGGCTCTTCAAGTCCTTCTTCGACGTGTTGGACTCCGAGTCGCTCGTCGACCGGCCGGTGCTGATCGGGGCCACCGGCGGCACCGCCCGGCACTCGCTGGCCCTGGAGCACGCCGTCCGCCCGATGTTCGCGTACCTGCGGTCGGTGGTGGTCCCGACGGCGGTCTTCGCCGCCCCGGAGGACTGGGCGGACGGCACCGCCGACGGCGCGTTGCGCGGTCGGATCCGGCGCGCCGCCGGGGAGCTGGCCGACCAGATCGATCGTCGACCGCCGGCCGGCGGGCCCGCCGACCCGTTCGCCCTCACCACCGACTTCCTCCAGATGCTCGGCCGGGGGGACGGCGCGCCGGTCAGCTGA
- a CDS encoding DNA-3-methyladenine glycosylase — protein MDLLPGDHGTDVDLAALADLLAGPLLPAARGLLGCRLHAGGVTVRITEVEAYAGSGGDPASHAHRGRTPRNAVMFGPAGHAYVYFTYGMHWCMNVVTGVEGEAAAVLLRAGEVVDGLVTARERRPAVRRDVDLARGPARLCSALGIDRAAYGAYLLGNSPVRLRPPADPVPPEAVVAGPRVGVTGAHDLPWRFWLDGDPTVSAYRRHVPRARR, from the coding sequence ATGGACCTGTTGCCCGGTGACCACGGCACCGACGTCGACCTGGCGGCGCTGGCGGACCTGCTCGCCGGCCCACTGCTGCCGGCGGCGCGCGGCCTGCTGGGCTGCCGGCTGCACGCGGGCGGGGTCACCGTCCGGATCACCGAGGTCGAGGCGTACGCGGGCAGTGGGGGCGACCCCGCCTCGCACGCACACCGGGGCCGCACGCCCCGCAACGCCGTGATGTTCGGCCCGGCCGGGCACGCCTACGTCTACTTCACCTACGGAATGCACTGGTGCATGAACGTGGTCACCGGGGTCGAGGGGGAAGCCGCCGCCGTGCTGCTGCGCGCCGGCGAGGTGGTCGACGGGCTGGTTACGGCACGGGAGCGCCGGCCAGCCGTCCGGCGGGACGTGGACCTGGCCCGCGGACCCGCCCGACTCTGCTCCGCTCTCGGCATCGACCGCGCGGCGTACGGGGCCTACCTGCTCGGCAACAGCCCGGTTCGCCTGCGGCCGCCGGCCGATCCGGTACCACCGGAGGCGGTGGTCGCGGGTCCCCGGGTCGGTGTCACCGGCGCTCACGACCTGCCCTGGCGGTTCTGGCTCGACGGCGACCCGACGGTCAGTGCGTACCGCCGACACGTGCCCCGCGCCCGGCGTTGA
- a CDS encoding arginine repressor: MTAPLTRAARHARIVELIRDKAIRSQTELADLLAADGVGVTQATLSRDLEELGAVKVRGGDGPAVYLIPEDGKRPLRDAEAAPARLMRLLHELLNGVDSSGNIAVLRTPPGAAQYLASALDRAGLPEIVGTIAGDDTILVVAREAVGGAALGEKLAGWARRDDTAEGTTAS; this comes from the coding sequence ATGACCGCCCCGTTGACCCGTGCGGCCCGACACGCCCGCATCGTGGAGCTGATCCGCGACAAGGCCATCCGTTCCCAGACCGAGCTGGCCGACCTGCTCGCCGCCGACGGTGTCGGTGTCACCCAGGCCACCCTCTCGCGGGACCTCGAAGAGTTGGGCGCGGTCAAGGTGCGCGGCGGCGACGGTCCGGCCGTCTACCTGATCCCCGAGGATGGCAAACGTCCGCTGCGCGACGCCGAGGCCGCGCCGGCCCGCCTGATGCGGCTGCTGCACGAGCTGCTCAACGGCGTCGACTCCAGCGGCAACATCGCGGTGCTGCGTACCCCGCCGGGCGCAGCCCAGTACCTGGCCAGCGCGTTGGACCGGGCGGGCCTGCCGGAGATCGTCGGCACCATCGCCGGCGACGACACCATCCTCGTGGTGGCCCGCGAGGCCGTCGGCGGGGCGGCGCTCGGTGAGAAGCTCGCCGGCTGGGCCCGACGCGACGACACCGCCGAGGGGACCACCGCGTCATGA
- a CDS encoding ubiquitin-like small modifier protein 1 produces the protein MVTVLLPGPLRGEAGGASRLSVAAAGTLRAVLDELAAHHPRLSRRIRDERGELRRYVNVFVDGEDCRHSGGLATPVGDDAEVQVLPSVAGG, from the coding sequence GTGGTCACCGTGCTGCTGCCCGGCCCGCTGCGGGGTGAGGCCGGCGGTGCCAGTCGGCTGAGCGTCGCCGCCGCCGGGACGCTCCGGGCGGTCCTCGACGAGTTGGCCGCCCACCATCCGAGGCTGTCCCGGCGGATCCGTGACGAGCGGGGTGAGCTGCGCCGCTACGTCAACGTCTTCGTCGACGGGGAAGACTGCCGACACTCCGGTGGTCTCGCCACGCCGGTGGGCGACGACGCAGAGGTGCAGGTGTTGCCGTCGGTCGCGGGCGGCTGA
- a CDS encoding GNAT family N-acetyltransferase has translation MTSEVLLRPVREDDLVEFFLHQQDPEANRMAAFGPKDPSDRREFAQHWARVLTNPANLVRTVEVDGEVVGYVSAWPAGEQTEVSYWIDPARWGRGHATAALTALLRELPRPVHARAAKDNAASLAVLRKCGFAVVGEDSGYANGRGEDVEEWLLELPADGADLGGH, from the coding sequence GTGACCTCCGAAGTGCTGCTGCGTCCGGTCCGTGAGGACGACCTCGTCGAGTTCTTCCTGCACCAGCAGGACCCGGAGGCCAACCGGATGGCCGCGTTCGGCCCCAAGGATCCGTCCGACCGTCGGGAGTTCGCCCAGCACTGGGCACGGGTGCTGACCAACCCGGCGAACCTGGTCCGCACCGTCGAGGTCGACGGCGAGGTGGTCGGTTACGTGAGCGCCTGGCCGGCCGGCGAGCAGACCGAGGTCAGCTACTGGATCGACCCGGCGCGCTGGGGCCGGGGTCACGCCACGGCGGCCCTGACCGCCCTGCTGCGCGAGCTGCCCCGACCGGTGCACGCCCGCGCCGCCAAGGACAACGCCGCGTCCCTCGCGGTGCTCCGCAAGTGCGGGTTCGCGGTGGTTGGTGAGGATTCGGGGTACGCGAACGGTCGCGGCGAAGATGTCGAGGAATGGCTGCTGGAGCTGCCCGCCGATGGCGCTGACCTGGGCGGGCACTAG
- a CDS encoding WD40/YVTN/BNR-like repeat-containing protein, with the protein MTTLLAIGTAKGLFLATSGDDRRSWEITGPHFPMTGVYAVAVDTRRSTPRVLAGVTSSHFGPSVVTSDDLGASWDEPDQAPVAFPSDTGVSLGRVWQLMPAGPDEPDVVWAGTEPSALFKSTDGGRSFELVRSLWDHPHRPEWEAGFGGQAVHTVLPHPRDPARLLVAMSTGGVYRSEDAGASWAPGNTGIRAYFMPDEWPEFGQCVHKVARDAGNPERLYAQNHHGVYRSDDDGRTWSSIADGLPSDFGFPMVAHPGRGGMVWTFPLVADSERFPTDHRCRVFRSADAGGKWEPLSVGLPEGPFYPAVLRDAMCADDSTPGGVYFGTRSGSVFASRDEGDSWSTLATHLPDVLCVRAATV; encoded by the coding sequence ATGACAACACTGCTCGCGATCGGCACGGCCAAGGGGTTGTTCCTCGCCACCAGTGGCGACGACCGGCGCAGTTGGGAGATCACCGGCCCGCACTTTCCGATGACGGGTGTCTACGCGGTCGCTGTCGACACCCGTCGCTCCACCCCCCGGGTGCTCGCCGGGGTGACCAGCTCACACTTCGGGCCCAGCGTGGTCACCAGCGACGACCTCGGCGCTTCGTGGGACGAGCCCGACCAGGCGCCGGTCGCGTTCCCGAGTGACACGGGCGTCTCCCTCGGTCGGGTTTGGCAGCTGATGCCGGCGGGCCCTGACGAGCCGGACGTGGTCTGGGCCGGCACCGAGCCGTCCGCCCTGTTCAAGTCCACCGATGGTGGTCGAAGCTTCGAGCTGGTCCGGTCCCTCTGGGACCACCCGCACCGCCCGGAGTGGGAGGCCGGCTTCGGTGGTCAGGCAGTGCACACCGTGCTGCCGCACCCTCGTGACCCGGCCCGGCTGTTGGTAGCCATGTCCACCGGCGGGGTCTACCGCTCGGAGGACGCGGGGGCCAGTTGGGCCCCGGGTAACACCGGCATCCGCGCGTACTTCATGCCCGACGAGTGGCCGGAGTTCGGCCAGTGCGTGCACAAGGTCGCCCGGGACGCGGGCAACCCCGAGCGGTTGTACGCGCAGAACCACCACGGCGTCTACCGCTCCGACGACGACGGCCGCACGTGGTCCTCGATCGCCGACGGGCTGCCCAGCGACTTCGGCTTCCCGATGGTGGCCCACCCCGGGCGCGGCGGCATGGTGTGGACCTTCCCGTTGGTGGCCGACAGCGAGCGGTTCCCCACCGACCACCGGTGCCGGGTGTTCCGTTCCGCCGACGCGGGCGGCAAGTGGGAGCCGCTGTCGGTGGGGCTGCCGGAGGGGCCGTTCTACCCGGCGGTGCTGCGTGACGCGATGTGCGCCGACGACTCCACCCCGGGTGGGGTCTACTTCGGCACCCGGTCCGGCTCGGTCTTCGCCAGCCGCGACGAGGGCGACTCCTGGTCGACGCTGGCCACCCATCTTCCGGATGTGCTCTGCGTCCGCGCTGCGACGGTGTGA
- the argF gene encoding ornithine carbamoyltransferase, translated as MTRHFLRDDDLSPAEQSAVLDLAERMKADRFGHRPLVGPRSVAVLFDKQSLRTRISFDAGIAELGGHPLVVDTQVTHFGRGETLADAGRVLSRYVAAIVLRTHGDDRIAEVAAGAGVPVVNALTDGFHPCQLLADLLTIREKCGGTAGRTLAYVGDSANNMAQSYLLAGATAGMHVRVAGPAGFAPDPAVVDQAARIAAETGGSVRVLTDPAQAVRDADVLATDTWTSMGQESDGLDRITPFLPYQVNKELLSQAAPDAIVLHCLPAHRGEEITDEVLDGPQSAVFDQAENRLHAQKALLTFLLDGESR; from the coding sequence ATGACCCGGCACTTCCTGCGCGACGACGACCTCTCACCTGCCGAGCAGTCAGCAGTCCTCGACCTCGCCGAGCGGATGAAGGCGGACCGGTTCGGTCACCGGCCGTTGGTCGGCCCCCGCTCGGTGGCGGTGCTCTTCGACAAGCAGAGCCTGCGGACCCGGATCTCGTTCGACGCCGGGATCGCCGAGTTGGGCGGGCACCCCCTCGTCGTGGACACGCAGGTCACCCACTTCGGCCGGGGCGAGACCCTGGCCGACGCGGGGCGGGTGCTGTCCCGCTACGTCGCGGCCATCGTGCTGCGCACCCACGGCGACGACCGGATCGCCGAGGTGGCGGCGGGGGCCGGCGTGCCGGTGGTCAACGCGCTCACCGACGGCTTCCACCCGTGCCAGCTGCTGGCCGACCTGCTGACCATCCGGGAGAAGTGTGGCGGCACGGCCGGGCGCACCCTGGCGTACGTGGGGGACAGCGCGAACAACATGGCGCAGTCGTACCTGCTGGCCGGGGCGACGGCCGGCATGCACGTCCGGGTCGCCGGGCCGGCCGGGTTCGCGCCCGATCCGGCCGTGGTGGATCAGGCGGCCCGGATCGCCGCCGAGACCGGCGGGTCGGTGCGGGTGCTGACCGACCCGGCCCAGGCCGTCCGCGACGCCGACGTGCTCGCCACCGACACCTGGACCTCGATGGGGCAGGAGTCCGACGGGCTGGACCGGATCACGCCGTTCCTGCCGTACCAGGTCAACAAGGAGCTGCTCAGCCAGGCGGCGCCGGACGCGATCGTGCTGCACTGCCTGCCCGCGCACCGCGGTGAGGAGATCACCGACGAGGTGCTCGACGGCCCGCAGAGCGCGGTCTTCGACCAGGCGGAGAACCGGCTGCACGCGCAGAAGGCGCTGCTGACGTTCCTGCTGGACGGGGAGTCCCGATGA
- a CDS encoding acetylornithine transaminase, whose translation MSTLGQRWKQSMMDNYGTPPLALVSGAGAVVVDDTGREYLDLVGGIAVNALGHAHPAVVAAVSKQVATLGHVSNLYVAEPPVALAELLLALAGRPGRVFFANSGAEANEAAFKLSRRTGRTHVVATRGGFHGRTMGALALTGQPAKADPFRPLPGEVTHVDYGDVAALEEAVSDATAMLIVEPIQGENGVVVPPAGYLAAARRITARHGALLVLDEVQTGIGRTGHWFAHQAEGVEPDVVTLAKGLGGGLPIGATLAFGPAADLLTPGSHGTTFGGNPVSCAAALAVVATIANEGLLDNVKRVGERLRRGIEALGHPLIAGVRGAGLLLGVVLTAPVASVLADALREAGFLVNPVQPGVLRLVPPLILTAAQADAFLAALPAALDATAPAAAGAAPEPSTLTTTTGTTR comes from the coding sequence GTGAGCACGTTGGGGCAGCGCTGGAAGCAGTCCATGATGGACAACTACGGCACGCCGCCGCTGGCGCTGGTCTCCGGCGCCGGTGCCGTCGTGGTCGACGACACCGGCCGGGAATACCTGGACCTGGTCGGCGGCATCGCGGTGAACGCCCTCGGGCACGCTCACCCGGCCGTGGTGGCGGCGGTGTCGAAGCAGGTCGCGACCCTCGGGCATGTCTCCAACCTCTACGTCGCCGAGCCGCCGGTGGCCCTGGCCGAGTTGTTGTTGGCGCTCGCCGGCCGGCCCGGCCGGGTCTTCTTCGCCAACTCGGGCGCGGAGGCCAACGAGGCGGCGTTCAAGCTCTCCCGGCGCACCGGCCGCACGCATGTGGTCGCCACCAGGGGTGGCTTCCACGGCCGCACCATGGGTGCGCTCGCGTTGACCGGTCAGCCGGCCAAGGCCGATCCGTTCCGGCCGCTGCCCGGTGAGGTGACCCACGTCGACTACGGCGACGTGGCTGCTCTGGAGGAAGCGGTCTCCGACGCCACCGCGATGCTGATCGTCGAGCCGATCCAGGGTGAGAACGGTGTGGTTGTCCCGCCGGCCGGTTATCTCGCGGCGGCCCGGCGGATCACCGCTCGGCACGGCGCGTTGCTGGTCCTCGACGAGGTGCAGACCGGCATCGGTCGGACCGGGCACTGGTTCGCGCACCAGGCCGAGGGTGTGGAGCCGGACGTCGTCACCCTGGCGAAGGGTCTGGGCGGTGGGTTGCCCATCGGTGCAACGCTGGCCTTCGGCCCGGCGGCCGACCTGCTCACCCCCGGCTCGCACGGCACCACGTTCGGCGGCAACCCGGTCAGCTGCGCGGCGGCGCTCGCCGTGGTGGCGACCATCGCCAACGAAGGGCTGCTCGACAACGTCAAGCGGGTCGGTGAGCGGCTGCGCCGAGGCATCGAGGCGCTGGGCCACCCCCTGATCGCCGGTGTACGCGGCGCGGGGCTGCTGCTCGGCGTGGTGCTCACCGCCCCGGTGGCGTCGGTGCTCGCCGACGCCCTGCGGGAGGCCGGTTTCCTGGTGAACCCGGTGCAGCCGGGTGTGCTCCGGCTGGTCCCGCCCCTGATCCTCACCGCCGCCCAGGCCGACGCCTTCCTCGCCGCGCTGCCCGCCGCGCTGGACGCGACGGCCCCGGCCGCCGCCGGCGCGGCACCCGAACCCAGCACGCTGACCACCACCACAGGGACGACTCGATGA
- a CDS encoding MmcQ/YjbR family DNA-binding protein translates to MERADMLAYCLAKPGAWLDRPWEGDEVVKVGSRIFAFLGDGAGEPTVGVKCGPTREVADEWLHRHPDDARVMAYIGRSGWNTLRLTGGIDADELTEAVDSSYDMVVAKLPKRERPTA, encoded by the coding sequence ATGGAGCGCGCGGACATGCTGGCGTACTGCCTGGCCAAGCCGGGAGCGTGGCTGGACCGGCCGTGGGAGGGCGACGAGGTGGTGAAGGTCGGCAGCCGGATCTTCGCGTTCCTCGGCGACGGCGCGGGTGAGCCGACGGTCGGCGTCAAGTGCGGACCGACCCGCGAGGTCGCCGACGAATGGCTGCACCGGCACCCGGACGACGCCCGGGTGATGGCCTACATCGGCCGGTCCGGGTGGAACACGCTGCGCCTCACCGGCGGGATCGACGCCGACGAGTTGACCGAGGCGGTCGACTCCTCGTACGACATGGTGGTCGCCAAGCTCCCGAAGCGGGAACGCCCGACGGCCTGA
- a CDS encoding universal stress protein — MNRPVVVGVDGSPSSLVAAEHAAHAAQLRSRPLHLVHGFLHPLGYGVALNPYDLGVPAPSEDAQKMLERTAAELADRWRGLVVEVRQVAGGPGITMIEESRRADLVVVGSRGLGGFAGLLLGSVGAQVAAHAHCPVLVVRPDEQPIPVDGPVLVGVDGSASSGLAAGYAADEAARRDVPLVLVHVGPPDEGRTVPEEIEESQAAHQADAVRLLADASATVRAEHPDLVVREHPVRAAGAAQGLIEASGNASLLVVGTRGRAGFTGMLLGSVSQAAIQHAHCPVLVAHPYPVS, encoded by the coding sequence ATGAACCGACCCGTCGTGGTGGGCGTGGACGGATCGCCGTCCAGCCTCGTCGCCGCCGAGCACGCGGCCCACGCCGCGCAGCTCCGGTCCCGACCGCTGCACCTGGTGCACGGCTTCCTGCACCCGCTCGGCTACGGCGTGGCGCTCAACCCGTACGACCTCGGGGTGCCGGCCCCTTCCGAGGACGCGCAGAAGATGTTGGAGCGTACGGCGGCCGAGCTGGCCGACAGGTGGCGCGGCCTGGTCGTCGAGGTGCGTCAGGTCGCCGGCGGCCCCGGCATCACCATGATCGAGGAGTCCCGCCGGGCCGACCTCGTCGTGGTGGGCAGTCGAGGGCTGGGCGGGTTCGCCGGGCTACTGCTCGGCTCGGTCGGCGCACAGGTCGCCGCGCACGCGCACTGCCCGGTGCTGGTGGTCCGCCCGGACGAACAGCCGATCCCGGTGGACGGCCCGGTGCTCGTCGGTGTCGACGGTTCCGCGTCGTCAGGCCTCGCCGCGGGCTACGCGGCCGACGAGGCGGCACGACGCGACGTGCCTCTGGTGCTGGTGCACGTCGGCCCGCCCGACGAGGGCCGGACGGTGCCGGAGGAGATCGAGGAGTCGCAGGCCGCACACCAGGCCGACGCGGTGCGGCTGCTCGCCGACGCCTCCGCCACGGTCCGCGCCGAGCATCCCGACCTGGTGGTGCGGGAGCATCCCGTCCGGGCCGCCGGGGCGGCCCAGGGGCTCATCGAGGCCAGCGGCAACGCCTCGCTGCTGGTCGTGGGCACCCGGGGCCGGGCCGGGTTCACCGGCATGTTGCTCGGCTCGGTCAGCCAGGCGGCGATCCAGCACGCGCACTGCCCGGTGCTGGTCGCCCACCCGTACCCGGTCAGCTGA
- a CDS encoding DNA-binding protein, with amino-acid sequence MTTDDPFTPPHPAHARAHRTHEALQRISQRHAGTDSRRGRWAHPYVLDPWEAVALITALAAGGAEREPTEEPVDAGDLTAALTLLPHVRAELDALEAGLMTLARDRGLTWQAIAYGLGLGSAQAARQRYERVAARSAEPTAARTEPPH; translated from the coding sequence ATGACGACCGACGATCCGTTCACCCCACCCCACCCGGCCCACGCCCGCGCCCACCGCACCCACGAGGCACTCCAGCGGATCAGCCAACGGCACGCCGGCACCGACAGCCGGCGCGGACGCTGGGCCCACCCGTACGTGCTGGACCCCTGGGAGGCGGTGGCCCTGATCACCGCGCTCGCCGCGGGCGGGGCCGAGCGCGAGCCGACCGAGGAGCCGGTCGACGCCGGTGACCTCACCGCCGCGCTGACCCTGCTGCCGCACGTCCGCGCCGAACTGGACGCCCTGGAGGCCGGGCTGATGACGCTGGCCCGCGACCGAGGGCTGACCTGGCAGGCCATCGCGTACGGGCTGGGCCTGGGCAGCGCACAGGCGGCCCGGCAGCGCTACGAGCGGGTCGCCGCCCGCTCGGCCGAGCCGACCGCCGCACGGACCGAGCCGCCCCACTGA
- a CDS encoding LLM class flavin-dependent oxidoreductase, translated as MQFGVFTVGDVTVDPTTGREPTEHERIKAMVAIALKAEEVGLDVFATGEHHNPPFVPSSPTTMMGYIAARTERLLLSTATTLITTNDPVKIAEDYAMLQHLSNGRVDLMMGRGNTGPVYPWFGKDIRAGIPLAIENYDLLHRLWREDVVDWKGKYRTPLQSFTATPRPLDGVPPFVWHGSIRSPEIAEQAAYYGDGFFANHIFWPKEHTQRMVSLYRQRYAHYGHGTADQAIVGLGGQVFMRRNSQDAVREFRPYFDNAPVYGHGPSLEEFTRETPLTVGSPQQVIDRTLGFREYVGDYQRQLFLMDHAGLPLKTVLEQLDLLGEEVVPVLRKEFAALRPAHVPEAPTHASLVAAAGGAKDSTVHAVDDVTGKAPEGAAR; from the coding sequence ATGCAGTTCGGAGTCTTCACCGTCGGCGACGTCACGGTCGACCCGACCACCGGCCGGGAGCCGACCGAGCATGAGCGGATCAAGGCGATGGTCGCCATCGCGCTCAAGGCCGAGGAGGTCGGCCTGGACGTCTTCGCCACCGGCGAGCACCACAACCCGCCGTTCGTGCCGTCGTCCCCGACCACCATGATGGGTTACATCGCCGCGCGGACCGAGCGTCTGCTGCTGTCCACCGCGACCACGCTGATCACCACGAACGACCCGGTGAAGATCGCCGAGGACTACGCGATGCTCCAGCACCTGTCCAACGGTCGGGTGGACCTCATGATGGGCCGCGGCAACACCGGCCCGGTCTACCCGTGGTTCGGCAAGGACATCCGCGCCGGCATCCCCCTCGCCATCGAGAACTACGACCTGCTGCACCGGCTGTGGCGCGAGGACGTGGTCGACTGGAAGGGCAAGTACCGCACGCCGTTGCAGTCGTTCACCGCGACGCCGCGCCCGCTCGACGGGGTGCCCCCGTTCGTCTGGCACGGCTCGATCCGCAGCCCGGAGATCGCCGAGCAGGCCGCCTACTACGGCGACGGCTTCTTCGCCAACCACATCTTCTGGCCCAAGGAGCACACCCAGCGGATGGTCAGCCTCTACCGCCAGCGCTACGCCCACTACGGCCACGGCACCGCCGACCAGGCCATCGTCGGCCTGGGCGGGCAGGTGTTCATGCGCCGCAACTCGCAGGACGCCGTCCGGGAGTTCCGCCCGTACTTCGACAACGCCCCGGTCTACGGGCACGGGCCGTCGCTGGAGGAGTTCACCCGGGAGACCCCGCTGACCGTGGGCAGCCCGCAGCAGGTCATCGACCGCACCCTGGGCTTCCGGGAGTACGTCGGCGACTACCAGCGGCAGCTGTTCCTGATGGACCACGCGGGTCTGCCCCTGAAGACGGTGCTGGAGCAGCTCGACCTGCTCGGCGAGGAGGTCGTGCCGGTGCTGCGCAAGGAGTTCGCCGCGCTGCGCCCGGCGCACGTGCCGGAGGCGCCCACCCACGCCTCGCTGGTCGCCGCCGCCGGTGGCGCGAAGGACAGCACCGTGCACGCCGTCGACGACGTGACCGGCAAGGCACCGGAGGGGGCGGCGCGATGA
- the argH gene encoding argininosuccinate lyase, with protein sequence MGDVDDKSLTENSAATNRTSLWGGRFAGGPAEALARLSVSVQFDWRLAPYDIAGSRAHARVLAGAGLLDPEELGRILAALDDLEAACASGAFRPTIDDEDVHTALERGLLERLGSLGGKLRAGRSRNDQVATDLRLYLRDHARGVASRLVELAEALVEQAERHIDTAAPGMTHLQHAQPVTFGHWLLAHVQPLLRDLERLRDWDHRAAVSPLGAGALAGSGLPLDPVAVAKELGFRTSFANSMDAVADRDFVAEFLFTTAMIGVHLSRLGEEVVLWTSHEFGWVELDDSFATGSSIMPQKKNADIAELARGKSGRLVGGLVTVLTMLKGLPMTYDRDMQEDKEPAFDAVDTLELLLPALAGMISTMSVRVDRLVAAAPVGFSLATEVADWLVRRNVPFRDAHEITGRLVALCAARECELEDVSDEDLAAISGHLDPSVRDVLSVRSALAARTTPGSTGPGPVADQLASAADRLAGWREWATESVVPR encoded by the coding sequence ATGGGCGACGTGGACGACAAGAGCCTGACCGAGAACAGCGCAGCCACCAACCGGACGAGCCTGTGGGGTGGCCGGTTCGCCGGTGGTCCCGCCGAGGCGCTCGCCCGACTGTCGGTGAGCGTGCAGTTCGACTGGCGCCTGGCCCCGTACGACATCGCCGGTTCCCGGGCGCACGCCCGGGTCCTCGCCGGCGCCGGCCTGCTCGACCCGGAGGAACTGGGTCGGATCCTGGCCGCGTTGGACGACCTGGAGGCCGCCTGCGCCTCCGGGGCTTTCCGCCCCACCATCGACGACGAGGACGTGCACACCGCGTTGGAGCGCGGTCTGCTGGAGCGCCTCGGCAGCCTCGGCGGCAAGCTGCGCGCCGGCCGGTCCCGCAACGACCAGGTCGCCACCGACCTGCGGCTGTACCTGCGGGACCACGCCCGGGGGGTGGCCAGCCGCCTGGTCGAGCTGGCCGAGGCGTTGGTCGAGCAGGCCGAACGGCACATCGACACCGCCGCGCCCGGCATGACCCACCTCCAGCACGCCCAGCCGGTCACCTTCGGGCACTGGTTGCTGGCCCACGTGCAGCCGTTGCTGCGGGACCTGGAGCGGCTGCGCGACTGGGACCACCGGGCGGCCGTGAGCCCGCTCGGCGCGGGCGCGCTCGCCGGTTCCGGGCTGCCCCTGGACCCGGTGGCCGTGGCCAAGGAGCTGGGCTTCCGTACGTCGTTCGCGAACTCGATGGACGCGGTCGCCGACCGGGACTTCGTCGCCGAGTTCCTCTTCACCACCGCCATGATCGGGGTGCACCTGTCCCGCCTCGGCGAGGAGGTGGTGCTCTGGACGTCGCACGAGTTCGGCTGGGTGGAGCTGGACGACTCGTTCGCCACCGGTTCGTCGATCATGCCGCAGAAGAAGAACGCGGACATCGCGGAGCTGGCGCGCGGCAAGTCCGGGCGGCTGGTCGGTGGGCTGGTGACCGTCCTGACCATGCTCAAGGGTCTGCCGATGACCTACGACCGGGACATGCAGGAGGACAAGGAGCCGGCCTTCGACGCGGTCGACACCCTGGAGCTGCTGCTGCCCGCCCTGGCGGGAATGATCTCCACGATGTCGGTGCGGGTGGACCGCCTCGTCGCCGCCGCGCCGGTCGGGTTCTCCCTGGCCACCGAGGTCGCCGACTGGCTGGTCCGGCGCAACGTGCCGTTCCGCGACGCGCACGAGATCACCGGCCGGTTGGTGGCGCTCTGCGCGGCCCGCGAGTGCGAGCTGGAGGACGTCTCGGACGAGGACCTGGCCGCGATCAGTGGTCACCTCGACCCGTCGGTGCGCGACGTGCTCTCGGTCCGTTCGGCCCTGGCGGCCCGCACCACCCCGGGCTCGACCGGCCCCGGCCCGGTCGCCGACCAGCTCGCCTCCGCCGCCGACCGGCTGGCCGGCTGGCGGGAGTGGGCCACCGAGTCGGTCGTACCGCGCTGA